Proteins encoded together in one Impatiens glandulifera chromosome 1, dImpGla2.1, whole genome shotgun sequence window:
- the LOC124921916 gene encoding transcription termination factor MTERF4, chloroplastic gives MASALTRRKYLRCVFDDSKLSKILSSVKPSQKPRSPILYAGANVNISNHRLFSTQIAKFPEYEMPSVTWGVIQGRKEKLVSRVIICDYLKSMGIIPDELEDLELPSTVEVMRERVEFLQKLGLTIDDINEYPLMLGCSLRKNVIPVLGYLEKIGIQRSRIGEFVKQYPQVLHMSVIVELVPVIRFLRGLDVEKQDLGYVLMKYPELLGFKLEGTMSTSVAYLVSIGINPRDIGPMVTQYPHFLGMRVGTMIKPLVDYLVSLGLPKKILSRMFEKRPYLLGYDLEGTVKLNVDCLLSFGIRREALASMIAQFPQILGLPLKAKLSSQQYLFSLKLKIEPDGFARVIERMPQLVSLNQNVIMKPVEFLLGRGISSEDVAKMIVKCPQIVTAQLGLMKNSFYFYKSEMGGRPLEELVEFPEYFTYSLESRIKPRYQLLQKKGIKCSLAWFLNCSDQRFEERLRGNYIEMDTFGPSFCMGGKLELPGSEQQHVSDEEDDESDDEMIYRQTISL, from the coding sequence ATGGCAtcagctttgacaagaagaaaaTATCTGAGATGCGTATTTGACGACTCCAAGTTGTCCAAGATTCTCTCTTCTGTTAAACCCTCTCAAAAACCCAGATCTCCAATTCTCTATGCTGGCGCAAATGTCAATATTTCGAATCATCGTCTGTTCTCAACGCAAATCGCCAAATTCCCTGAATACGAAATGCCCTCAGTCACCTGGGGGGTTATCCAGGGTCGAAAAGAGAAATTGGTTTCACGGGTTATAATTTGTGATTACCTGAAGAGCATGGGTATTATTCCAGATGAATTAGAAGACTTGGAGTTACCCTCCACAGTGGAAGTGATGCGCGAACGTGTAGAGTTTCTACAGAAGTTGGGTTTGACAATTGATGATATAAATGAGTACCCTTTAATGCTTGGTTGTAGTTTAAGGAAGAATGTGATTCCTGTATTGGGTTATCTAGAGAAAATTGGTATTCAAAGATCAAGAATTGGTGAGTTTGTCAAACAATATCCTCAAGTTCTTCATATGAGTGTCATTGTTGAGCTTGTTCCTGTAATAAGGTTTCTTAGAGGTCTAGATGTTGAAAAGCAGGATTTGGGTTATGTTCTCATGAAGTACCCTGAGCTTTTAGGGTTTAAGCTTGAGGGAACAATGAGCACTTCTGTTGCGTATTTAGTTAGTATCGGTATTAACCCTAGGGATATTGGGCCAATGGTTACACAATATCCTCACTTCCTTGGAATGAGAGTTGGAACGATGATTAAACCACTAGTTGATTACTTGGTTTCATTAGGTTTACCCAAGAAGATattatcaagaatgtttgagaaGCGACCATATTTACTTGGTTACGATCTTGAAGGAACAGTAAAATTGAATGTGGATTGTTTGTTAAGTTTTGGTATTCGAAGGGAAGCTCTTGCTTCTATGATTGCTCAGTTTCCTCAAATTTTAGGGTTACCATTGAAAGCTAAGTTATCGTCGCAGCAGTACTTGTTTAGTTTAAAGCTCAAGATCGAGCCTGATGGTTTTGCTCGAGTTATCGAGAGGATGCCACAGTTAGTGAGCCTGAACCAGAATGTGATAATGAAACCTGTTGAGTTTCTTCTTGGACGAGGTATATCGAGTGAAGATGTGGCCAAAATGATTGTAAAATGTCCACAAATAGTTACAGCACAATTAGGGCTTATGAAGAATAGTTTTTACTTTTACAAGAGTGAGATGGGTGGAAGGCCATTGGAAGAGCTAGTAGAGTTCCCAGAATACTTTACTTATAGCTTAGAATCGAGAATCAAACCTCGATATCAGCTTTTACAGAAGAAAGGTATAAAATGTTCATTGGCTTGGTTCCTCAACTGTAGTGATCAGAGATTCGAAGAGAGATTGCGTGGAAATTATATCGAGATGGATACTTTTGGCCCTTCATTTTGTATGGGCGGTAAGCTAGAGTTGCCTGGTTCAGAGCAGCAGCATGTATCGGATGAGGAAGACGACGAAAGTGACGATGAAATGATCTATAGACAAACTATTTCACTTTAG